DNA from Pelobacter propionicus DSM 2379:
ACAGCGACTATGTGTTCAGGAAGGAAATCCTGTCGGATGTACTTTCCTGGTACATGATGGGCGCCAACGACGGTCTGTACCTGACCGGTCCGACCGGCAGCGGCAAGTCTTCGATCGTTTTGCAGACCGCCGCCCGGCTCAATATACCGGTCATGGTCGTCACAGGGCACAGCAGACTCGAAACCCCGGAACTTGTGGGGCATCACGTAATTGTCAACAACTCGATGGAGTATGTCTACGGACCGCTAGCCATGGCCATGAAGGAAGGTCACTGGTTCCTGCTGGACGAGATCGACTTGCTCGATCCCGCAACTGCAGCAGGTTTGAACGGCATAGTCGAAGGAAGACCCCTCACCATTCCGGAAAAGGGTGGTGAAGTCATCAAACCGGCACCGGGCTTTCGTTTTATTGCGACAGCCAACACCGCCGGCAGCGGTGATCGCTCAGGTCTCTATCAAGGGACCTTACGGCAGAACGGCGCATTTCTGGATCGCTTCTGGATGGTTGAAGTCGACTACCCTGACGAAGTCCAGGAAAGACAGATTCTGGCCAAAGCCATGCCCAGTCTGGCTGATACGGTCAGGGAAGCGCTGGTATCGTATGCCAACGAAATCCGCAAACTCTTCATCAAAGGGGAAATAGAAGTCACCTTCTCCACCAGAACCCTCGTCAGATGGGCGAAGCTTGTGTATCTCTTCCGCCCGGCATCTGCCGAAGGGAAAAACCCGATCATCCATGCTCTCGACCGTGCTCTCGGGTACCGAGCAGAGCCGGAAAGCCGCGAGGCGTTGCACGAACTGGCGCAACGCGTCTTCGGCGGATAGGGGGTGCTGCATGGCATTACGACAGCATCTTCACCTCCAGTGCAACACTGCGGCTGGCGGCAAGTTCTGGATCGCCCAGATTCATGACGATCCGCCACGGGTAACGGTCAACTGGGGGCCAACGCGAAGCCAGGGGCAGACGAAGTCTTATGACGTCAACTCAATGTCCGAGGCGTTCACGTTCGTTTCCAAGAAGAAGAAGGAAAAGCTGGCCAAAGGGTACTACGAAGTCGCTTCATCGCCGCCTCGTGAACCTGTTCAGCCAACACCCCGGAAACAGACCGACAAAACAATCATGAAGGATCTCATGTCCGGTGCAGACACCAAGGACTGGTTCTTCTAATGCCCTTCAGGGGAGGCCTTCTCCCTGTTGGGGGCCTCCCTTGATCACACCATCAAACTGATCAAAGGAGAAT
Protein-coding regions in this window:
- a CDS encoding CbbQ/NirQ/NorQ/GpvN family protein, which translates into the protein MKYSIKDIFNIPVKESLCVEGRPQTDNPFIPEVDSDYVFRKEILSDVLSWYMMGANDGLYLTGPTGSGKSSIVLQTAARLNIPVMVVTGHSRLETPELVGHHVIVNNSMEYVYGPLAMAMKEGHWFLLDEIDLLDPATAAGLNGIVEGRPLTIPEKGGEVIKPAPGFRFIATANTAGSGDRSGLYQGTLRQNGAFLDRFWMVEVDYPDEVQERQILAKAMPSLADTVREALVSYANEIRKLFIKGEIEVTFSTRTLVRWAKLVYLFRPASAEGKNPIIHALDRALGYRAEPESREALHELAQRVFGG
- a CDS encoding WGR domain-containing protein produces the protein MALRQHLHLQCNTAAGGKFWIAQIHDDPPRVTVNWGPTRSQGQTKSYDVNSMSEAFTFVSKKKKEKLAKGYYEVASSPPREPVQPTPRKQTDKTIMKDLMSGADTKDWFF